Proteins co-encoded in one Juglans regia cultivar Chandler chromosome 16, Walnut 2.0, whole genome shotgun sequence genomic window:
- the LOC109012479 gene encoding protein EXPORTIN 1A isoform X2: MASPLSIKGLRMRPWGVYHVNVLEGVIKYRWNALPVEQRDGMKNYISEVIVQLSSNEASFRLERLYVNKLNIILVQILKHEWPVRWRSFIPDLVAAAKTSETICENCMTILKLLSEEVFDFSRGEMTQQKIKDLKQSLNSEFQLIHELCLYVLSASQRAELIRATLATLHAFLSWIPLGYIFESPLLETLLKLFPVPSYRNLTLQCLTEVAALNFGDFYNVQYVKMYNIFMVQLQAILPPATNIPEAYAHGSSEEQAFIQNLALFFTSFYKFHIRVLEATQENIAALLMGLEYLINISYVDDTEVFKVCLDYWNSLVLELFEAHHNLAENPAVVAANMMGLQMPLLPGMVDGLGPQLLQRRQLYAGPMSKLRMLMICRMAKPEEVLIVEDENGNIVRETMKDNDVLVQYKIMRETLIYLSHLDHEDTEKQMLKKLSKQLSGEDWTWNNLNTLCWAIGSISGSMMEDQENRFLVMVIRDLLNLCEITKGKDNKAVIASNIMYVVGQYPRFLRAHWKFLKTVVNKLFEFMHETHPGVQDMACDTFLKIVQKCRRKFVIVQVGENEPFVSELLAGLATTIVDLEPHQIHTFYESVGQMIQAESDPQKREEYLQRLMELPNQKWSEIIGQARQSVDFLKDQDVIRTVLNILQTNTSVATSLGTHFLSQISLIFLDMLNVYRMYSELISSSIAEGGPFASKTSYVKLLRSVKRETLKLIETFLDKAEDQPQIGKQFVPPMMDPVLGDYARNLPDARESEVLSLFATIINKYKVAMIDDVARIFEAVFQCTLEMITKNFEDYPEHRLKFFSLLRAIATHCFPALIRLSSQQLKLIMDSIIWAFRHTERNIAETGLNLLLEMLKNFQNSEFCNQFYRTYFLSIEQEIFAVLTDTFHKPGFKLHVLVLQHLFCLVESGSLTEPLWDVATIPYQYPNNTVFVRENTIKLLSTSFPNMTAAEVTQFVNGLFESRNELSSFKNHIRDFLVQSKEFSAQDNKDLYAEEAAAQRERERQRMLSIPGLIAPNEIQDEMLDS, encoded by the exons ATGGCATCTCCCCTCTCAATTAAGGGCTTGAGGATGAGACCATGGGGGGTCTATCATGTGAAT GTCCTTGAAGGTGTTATAAAGTATCGGTGGAATGCATTGCCCGTTGAACAGCGGGATGgaatgaaaaattacatttctGAAGTTATTGTGCAG CTCTCAAGTAATGAGGCATCTTTTCGACTGGAAAGGCTGTATGTCAACAAACTCAACATTATATTGGTTCAG ATATTAAAGCATGAATGGCCGGTCAGATGGCGAAGCTTTATTCCTGATCTTGTTGCTGCGGCTAAAACTAGTGAAACAATTTGTGAGAATTGCATGACTATATTGAAA CTTCTAAGCGAAGAAGTTTTTGATTTCTCAAGGGGGGAGATGACTCAACAGAAGATCAAGGATCTTAAACAGTCATTGAACAG CGAGTTTCAACTTATTCATGAGTTATGCTTGTATGTACTATCAGCATCTCAAAGAGCTGAGCTTATACGTGCTACATTGGCCACATTGCATGCTTTTCTTTCGTGGATTCCCTTGGGTTATATTTTTGAGTCTCCATTG CTTGAGACTCTCCTAAAACTTTTTCCTGTGCCATCATATCGGAATCTTACCCTTCAATGTTTAACAGAG GTTGCAGCCCTTAATTTTGGGGACTTTTACAATGTGCAGTATGTTAAGATGTACAATATATTCATGGTGCAATTACAG GCCATTCTCCCCCCTGCAACAAACATCCCTGAAGCTTATGCACATGGATCTAGTGAGGAACAA GCATTTATTCAGAACTTGGCACTGTTTTTCACCTCTTTCTACAAG TTTCATATTCGAGTGCTGGAAGCCACTCAAGAGAATATAGCTGCCTTGCTAATGGGTCTTGAGTATCTTATCAACATCTCATATGTGGATGACACAGAGGTTTTTAAG GTTTGCTTGGACTACTGGAACTCCTTGGTTTTGGAATTGTTTGAGGCACACCATAATCTTGCTGAGAATCCTGCAGTTGTTGCTGCAAATATGATGGGGCTGCAG ATGCCATTGCTCCCTGGTATGGTTGATGGCCTTGGTCCACAACTTCTGCAGAGGCGGCAGTTATATGCTGGTCCAATGTCTAAGCTGAGAATGCTTATGATCTGTCGAATGGCTAAGCCTGAGGAGGTTCTCATagttgaagatgaaaatgggaATATTGTTCGTGAAACCATGAAGGACAATGATGTTCTTGTTCAATATAAG ATCATGAGGGAGACACTTATATATTTGTCACATCTTGACCATGAGGACACTGAAAAACAG ATgttgaaaaaattaagtaaacaacTAAGTGGCGAGGATTGGACATGGAACAACTTGAACACATTATGCTGGGCAATAGGATCTATCTCTGGCTCCATGATGGAAGATCAG GAAAACAGATTCTTGGTGATGGTGATTCGTGATTTACTAAATTTATGTGAAATTACTAAAGGGAAAGATAATAAAGCTGTTATTGCAAGTAACATTAT GTATGTTGTTGGACAGTATCCAAGGTTTTTAAGAGCGCATTGGAAATTCTTGAAAACTGTTGTGAACAAGTTGTTTGAGTTCATGCATGAGACTCACCCAGGAGTTCAG GATATGGCCTGTGACACATTCTTGAAAATCGTTCAGAAGTGCAGGcgtaaatttgtaattgtacAG GTTGGAGAGAATGAACCATTTGTATCTGAACTTCTAGCAGGCCTTGCAACAACCATTGTTGATCTTGAACCTCACCAGATCCATACATTTTATGAATCA GTTGGTCAAATGATACAAGCAGAATCTGATCCCCAGAAACGGGAAGAATACCTTCAGAGGTTGATGGAGCTTCCAAATCAG AAATGGAGTGAGATCATAGGGCAGGCACGCCAGAGTGTTGATTTTCTGAAGGATCAAGATGTAATCCGGACTGTGCTTAATATTTTGCAG ACGAATACTAGCGTTGccacttcacttggaacacatTTCTTATCTcaaatttctctgatatttTTGGACATGCTTAATGTGTACAG AATGTACAGTGAGCTTATATCAAGTAGCATTGCAGAAGGAGGACCCTTTGCATCTAAAACATCCTATGTAAAACTATTACG GTCAGTTAAAAGAGAGACTCTTAAGCTCATTGAGACATTCTTGGACAAGGCTGAAGATCAACCACAGATTGGAAAACAATTTGTTCCGCCAATGATGGATCCTGTTCTTGGTGACTATGCCAGGAATTTGCCTGATGCTAGAGAGTCGGAAGTTCTATCACTTTTTGCCACAATAATAAACAA GTACAAAGTTGCAATGATAGATGATGTGGCTCGTATATTCGAAGCGGTTTTTCAATGCACATTGGAG ATGATTACAAAAAACTTTGAAGATTACCCAGAGCATCGCCTCAAGTTTTTCTCCTTACTCCGTGCAATTGCTACACATTGTTTTCCTGCATTAATTCGTTTATCAAGTCAG CAACTAAAGCTTATAATGGATTCCATTATATGGGCATTTCGGCATACAGAAAGGAATATTGCTGAGACTGGGCTGAACCTTTTATTGGAGATGTTGAAAAACTTCCAG AATTCTGAGTTCTGTAATCAATTCTACCGGACATACTTCCTGTCAATTGAGCAAGAAATATTTGCTGTCTTGACGGACACCTTTCATAAACCTGGGTTCAAGTTACATGTCTTAGTGCTACAACACTTGTTTTGCCTG GTTGAGTCTGGTTCGTTGACGGAGCCTTTGTGGGATGTTGCTACAATTCcttatcaatatccaaataaCACTGTGTTTGTTCGTGAGAACACCATAAAACTATTGAGCACATCATTCCCTAACATGACTGCGGCAGAG GTCACTCAATTTGTGAATGGACTATTTGAGTCGAGAAATGAGCTCTCCTCATTTAAGAATCATATAAGAGACTTTCTAGTGCAGTCAAAAGAATTTTCAGCTCAG GACAATAAAGACCTTTATGCAGAGGAAGCTGCTGctcagagagaaagagagcggCAACGGATGCTTTCTATTCCTGGGCTTATTGCACCCAATGAGATACAAGATGAGATGCTGGACTCATAG
- the LOC109012479 gene encoding protein EXPORTIN 1A isoform X1 — translation MAAEKLRDLSQPIDVALLDATVAAFYGTGSKEERTAADQILRDLQNNPDMWLQVMHILQNTKNLNSKFFALQVLEGVIKYRWNALPVEQRDGMKNYISEVIVQLSSNEASFRLERLYVNKLNIILVQILKHEWPVRWRSFIPDLVAAAKTSETICENCMTILKLLSEEVFDFSRGEMTQQKIKDLKQSLNSEFQLIHELCLYVLSASQRAELIRATLATLHAFLSWIPLGYIFESPLLETLLKLFPVPSYRNLTLQCLTEVAALNFGDFYNVQYVKMYNIFMVQLQAILPPATNIPEAYAHGSSEEQAFIQNLALFFTSFYKFHIRVLEATQENIAALLMGLEYLINISYVDDTEVFKVCLDYWNSLVLELFEAHHNLAENPAVVAANMMGLQMPLLPGMVDGLGPQLLQRRQLYAGPMSKLRMLMICRMAKPEEVLIVEDENGNIVRETMKDNDVLVQYKIMRETLIYLSHLDHEDTEKQMLKKLSKQLSGEDWTWNNLNTLCWAIGSISGSMMEDQENRFLVMVIRDLLNLCEITKGKDNKAVIASNIMYVVGQYPRFLRAHWKFLKTVVNKLFEFMHETHPGVQDMACDTFLKIVQKCRRKFVIVQVGENEPFVSELLAGLATTIVDLEPHQIHTFYESVGQMIQAESDPQKREEYLQRLMELPNQKWSEIIGQARQSVDFLKDQDVIRTVLNILQTNTSVATSLGTHFLSQISLIFLDMLNVYRMYSELISSSIAEGGPFASKTSYVKLLRSVKRETLKLIETFLDKAEDQPQIGKQFVPPMMDPVLGDYARNLPDARESEVLSLFATIINKYKVAMIDDVARIFEAVFQCTLEMITKNFEDYPEHRLKFFSLLRAIATHCFPALIRLSSQQLKLIMDSIIWAFRHTERNIAETGLNLLLEMLKNFQNSEFCNQFYRTYFLSIEQEIFAVLTDTFHKPGFKLHVLVLQHLFCLVESGSLTEPLWDVATIPYQYPNNTVFVRENTIKLLSTSFPNMTAAEVTQFVNGLFESRNELSSFKNHIRDFLVQSKEFSAQDNKDLYAEEAAAQRERERQRMLSIPGLIAPNEIQDEMLDS, via the exons GTCCTTGAAGGTGTTATAAAGTATCGGTGGAATGCATTGCCCGTTGAACAGCGGGATGgaatgaaaaattacatttctGAAGTTATTGTGCAG CTCTCAAGTAATGAGGCATCTTTTCGACTGGAAAGGCTGTATGTCAACAAACTCAACATTATATTGGTTCAG ATATTAAAGCATGAATGGCCGGTCAGATGGCGAAGCTTTATTCCTGATCTTGTTGCTGCGGCTAAAACTAGTGAAACAATTTGTGAGAATTGCATGACTATATTGAAA CTTCTAAGCGAAGAAGTTTTTGATTTCTCAAGGGGGGAGATGACTCAACAGAAGATCAAGGATCTTAAACAGTCATTGAACAG CGAGTTTCAACTTATTCATGAGTTATGCTTGTATGTACTATCAGCATCTCAAAGAGCTGAGCTTATACGTGCTACATTGGCCACATTGCATGCTTTTCTTTCGTGGATTCCCTTGGGTTATATTTTTGAGTCTCCATTG CTTGAGACTCTCCTAAAACTTTTTCCTGTGCCATCATATCGGAATCTTACCCTTCAATGTTTAACAGAG GTTGCAGCCCTTAATTTTGGGGACTTTTACAATGTGCAGTATGTTAAGATGTACAATATATTCATGGTGCAATTACAG GCCATTCTCCCCCCTGCAACAAACATCCCTGAAGCTTATGCACATGGATCTAGTGAGGAACAA GCATTTATTCAGAACTTGGCACTGTTTTTCACCTCTTTCTACAAG TTTCATATTCGAGTGCTGGAAGCCACTCAAGAGAATATAGCTGCCTTGCTAATGGGTCTTGAGTATCTTATCAACATCTCATATGTGGATGACACAGAGGTTTTTAAG GTTTGCTTGGACTACTGGAACTCCTTGGTTTTGGAATTGTTTGAGGCACACCATAATCTTGCTGAGAATCCTGCAGTTGTTGCTGCAAATATGATGGGGCTGCAG ATGCCATTGCTCCCTGGTATGGTTGATGGCCTTGGTCCACAACTTCTGCAGAGGCGGCAGTTATATGCTGGTCCAATGTCTAAGCTGAGAATGCTTATGATCTGTCGAATGGCTAAGCCTGAGGAGGTTCTCATagttgaagatgaaaatgggaATATTGTTCGTGAAACCATGAAGGACAATGATGTTCTTGTTCAATATAAG ATCATGAGGGAGACACTTATATATTTGTCACATCTTGACCATGAGGACACTGAAAAACAG ATgttgaaaaaattaagtaaacaacTAAGTGGCGAGGATTGGACATGGAACAACTTGAACACATTATGCTGGGCAATAGGATCTATCTCTGGCTCCATGATGGAAGATCAG GAAAACAGATTCTTGGTGATGGTGATTCGTGATTTACTAAATTTATGTGAAATTACTAAAGGGAAAGATAATAAAGCTGTTATTGCAAGTAACATTAT GTATGTTGTTGGACAGTATCCAAGGTTTTTAAGAGCGCATTGGAAATTCTTGAAAACTGTTGTGAACAAGTTGTTTGAGTTCATGCATGAGACTCACCCAGGAGTTCAG GATATGGCCTGTGACACATTCTTGAAAATCGTTCAGAAGTGCAGGcgtaaatttgtaattgtacAG GTTGGAGAGAATGAACCATTTGTATCTGAACTTCTAGCAGGCCTTGCAACAACCATTGTTGATCTTGAACCTCACCAGATCCATACATTTTATGAATCA GTTGGTCAAATGATACAAGCAGAATCTGATCCCCAGAAACGGGAAGAATACCTTCAGAGGTTGATGGAGCTTCCAAATCAG AAATGGAGTGAGATCATAGGGCAGGCACGCCAGAGTGTTGATTTTCTGAAGGATCAAGATGTAATCCGGACTGTGCTTAATATTTTGCAG ACGAATACTAGCGTTGccacttcacttggaacacatTTCTTATCTcaaatttctctgatatttTTGGACATGCTTAATGTGTACAG AATGTACAGTGAGCTTATATCAAGTAGCATTGCAGAAGGAGGACCCTTTGCATCTAAAACATCCTATGTAAAACTATTACG GTCAGTTAAAAGAGAGACTCTTAAGCTCATTGAGACATTCTTGGACAAGGCTGAAGATCAACCACAGATTGGAAAACAATTTGTTCCGCCAATGATGGATCCTGTTCTTGGTGACTATGCCAGGAATTTGCCTGATGCTAGAGAGTCGGAAGTTCTATCACTTTTTGCCACAATAATAAACAA GTACAAAGTTGCAATGATAGATGATGTGGCTCGTATATTCGAAGCGGTTTTTCAATGCACATTGGAG ATGATTACAAAAAACTTTGAAGATTACCCAGAGCATCGCCTCAAGTTTTTCTCCTTACTCCGTGCAATTGCTACACATTGTTTTCCTGCATTAATTCGTTTATCAAGTCAG CAACTAAAGCTTATAATGGATTCCATTATATGGGCATTTCGGCATACAGAAAGGAATATTGCTGAGACTGGGCTGAACCTTTTATTGGAGATGTTGAAAAACTTCCAG AATTCTGAGTTCTGTAATCAATTCTACCGGACATACTTCCTGTCAATTGAGCAAGAAATATTTGCTGTCTTGACGGACACCTTTCATAAACCTGGGTTCAAGTTACATGTCTTAGTGCTACAACACTTGTTTTGCCTG GTTGAGTCTGGTTCGTTGACGGAGCCTTTGTGGGATGTTGCTACAATTCcttatcaatatccaaataaCACTGTGTTTGTTCGTGAGAACACCATAAAACTATTGAGCACATCATTCCCTAACATGACTGCGGCAGAG GTCACTCAATTTGTGAATGGACTATTTGAGTCGAGAAATGAGCTCTCCTCATTTAAGAATCATATAAGAGACTTTCTAGTGCAGTCAAAAGAATTTTCAGCTCAG GACAATAAAGACCTTTATGCAGAGGAAGCTGCTGctcagagagaaagagagcggCAACGGATGCTTTCTATTCCTGGGCTTATTGCACCCAATGAGATACAAGATGAGATGCTGGACTCATAG
- the LOC109012530 gene encoding protein FAR1-RELATED SEQUENCE 5-like, translating to MDSDARHAENEGDEVGHADDEYDEVVHSDNECDETIEEPKVGMEFSPIEEVWSYYKKYGKQKGFEVCKRNSKQGDDGNVRWLTFVCARQGTSKSKAANILKPRQTEKIGCMTRINATMNGEGGYTLSKVKLEHTHICSPRKARHMRCFKKVDARVAKRFEINDEAGIRMSKNFKDVVVEAGGYENVSFGEKECRNYIDKAQQLRLKVGGVEALYTRSRAAYESFVDVITFDTTYLTNAYKMPFAPFVGVNHHGQSILFGCGLISNEDAHTFEWLFESWLKCMNDQPPKAIITDQDKAMKIAISRVFPTSRHRFCLWHIMKKLPEKFGSHSRYEDIKSTLQKYVYDSLSQHEFEERWRDLLDTYDLHENAWLGSLYSDRCFWVPAYVRDTFWAGMSTTQRSESMNAFFDDYVNSRTTLKQFVDQYDSALRRKVENEAIADFSSFNTEIPCISCYPLEKQFQKTYTIVKFKEVQEELRGFLYLTTSFMGCEGGRYEFVVVDEVQVYDNLLKRANYIVKVNEDPFDVKCSCNLFEFRGILCRHALRILTQLGKHIVQSKYILDW from the exons ATGGATTCTGACGCGAGACATGCAGAAAATGAGGGTGATGAGGTAGGACATGCAGATGATGAGTATGATGAGGTGGTACATTCAGATAATGAGTGTGATGAAACCATTGAAGAGCCAAAGGTTGGAATGGAATTTTCACCGATAGAAGAAGTTTGGTCTTACTATAAGAAGTATGGTAAGCAGAAGGGGTTTGAGGTGTGTAAAAGGAATTCTAAACAAGGAGATGATGGGAATGTCAGATGGCTTACATTCGTATGTGCGCGACAAGGCACATCAAAGAGTAAGGCTGCCAATATTCTCAAGCCAAGACAAACAGAGAAGATAGGATGTATGACTAGGATTAATGCTACAATGAATGGCGAAGGTGGATATACCCTATCTAAAGTAAAGTTGGAACACACACACATTTGTAGTCCTAGAAAGGCAAGACATATGAGATGCTTTAAGAAGGTTGATGCTCGTGTGGCTAAGAGGTTCGAAATAAATGATGAGGCAGGAATACGAATGTCCAAAAATTTCAAGGATGTGGTTGTTGAGGCAGGGGGTTACGAAAATGTGTCATTCGGGGAGAAAGAGTGTCGAAATTACATTGACAAAGCACAACAACTTCGTCTCAAGGTTGGAGGTGTTGAAgctttat ACACCCGGAGTAGAGCTGCATATGAATCATTTGTGGATGTGATTACATTTGACACAACATATCTAACTAATGCATATAAGATGCCTTTTGCACCGTTTGTGGGTGTGAACCACCATGGTCAGTCAATTTTATTCGGATGCGGATTGATTTCCAATGAGGATGCACATACATTTGAGTGGTTGTTTGAGTCatggttgaaatgtatgaatgACCAACCGCCAAAGGCAATCATCACAGACCAAGACAAGGCAATGAAAATTGCAATTTCAAGGGTGTTTCCAACGTCTAGGCATCGCTTCTGCTTGtggcatataatgaaaaaacttcCTGAGAAATTTGGTTCACATTCTCGATATGAGGATATCAAAAGTACTCTACAGAAGTACGTGTATGACTCTTTAAGCCAACATGAATTCGAAGAACGTTGGCGTGATTTGCTCGATACCTATGATCTGCATGAGAATGCATGGTTGGGATCACTATATAGTGACCGGTGTTTTTGGGTGCCGGCCTATGTTAGAGATACATTTTGGGCAGGAATGTCAACTACACAGCGaagtgaaagcatgaatgccTTTTTCGATGATTATGTTAATTCTAGGACAACTCTCAAACAATTTGTTGATCAGTACGATTCAGCCCTTAGAAGGAAGGTAGAGAACGAAGCAATTGCTGATTTTAGTTCATTTAACACTGAGATTCCTTGCATCAGTTGCTATCCTCTAgagaaacaatttcaaaaaacatacacaattgtaaaattcaaagaaGTACAAGAGGAATTGCGGGGATTTCTATATTTGACTACCTCGTTTATGGGATGTGAGGGCGGTAGATATGAGTTCGTAGTTGTCGATGAAGTTCAAGTGTATGATAACTTATTAAAACGTGCAAACTACATTGTCAAAGTTAATGAAGATCCCTTTGATGTTAAATGCAgttgtaatttgtttgagtttAGGGGTATATTATGCAGACATGCTCTTCGTATCTTGACTCAGCTAGGCAAGCATATAGTTCAatcaaaatacattttggatTGGTGA
- the LOC109012478 gene encoding ADP-ribosylation factor 1-like 2: MGQAFRKLFDTFFGNTEMRVVMLGLDAAGKTTILYKLHIGEVLSTVPTIGFNVEKVQYKNVIFTVWDVGGQEKLRPLWRHYFNNTDGLIYVIDSLDRERIGKAKAEFQAIIKDPFMLNSVILVFANKQDMKGAMTPMEVSEGLGLFELKNRKWHIQGTCALRGDGLYEGLDWLAGTLKEMKAAGYSSVGTSSF; the protein is encoded by the exons ATGGGCCAAGCTTTTCGCAAGCTCTTCGATACCTTCTTCGGCAACACCGAGATGCGG GTTGTGATGCTCGGCCTGGATGCTGCTGGCAAAACAACTATACTGTACAAGTTGCACATTGGAGAAGTTTTATCAACTGTTCCTACGATTG GTTTCAATGTGGAGAAAGTTCAGTATAAGAATGTAATATTCACCGTTTGGGATGTTGGTGGACAAGAGAAGTTGAGGCCACTCTGGAGGCATTACTTTAACAATACGGATGGGCTG ATCTATGTCATTGATTCTTTAGACCGAGAGAGAATTGGAAAAGCAAAGGCAGAATTTCAG GCCATCATCAAGGATCCATTTATGCTCAACAGTGTTATTCTGGTGTTTGCCAATAAACAAGACATG AAAGGAGCAATGACACCGATGGAAGTAAGTGAAGGACTAGGTCTCTTCGAACTAAAGAACAGAAAATGGCACATACAAGGGACTTGTGCGCTTAGGGGAGATGGGCTTTATGAGGGCTTGGACTGGTTAGCTGGGACTTTAAAGGAGATGAAAGCTGCTGGATACTCTTCAGTCGGCACCTCCTCTTTCTAA